The sequence GGTTCAACAGGGGATCATATTCACTTTGAATGGAGAGCTGCTGGAGGAAATGCATCAACTATTGGGAGCTTTAAAGATATTGGACAACCAAGAGTTGATAATAGATATAGATCAAATAACAGTACGTCTACTCCAACTCCAAGCAACACACCAGTACCCGTTTCTCCTGCAAATGGAGCAACAAATTTATCTTTACCAATAAACTTTACATATACTTCTCCTGTAAATGCTGGAGCTTTTAGAATTCAAGTCTCAACTTCTAATTCTGGTTGGAGTGAAACCAATGGTTTTACAACAAATAGTAGCCCTAATGCAACAGTAGTAGTAAATGCGAGTATTACTACAAATAATTATTATTGGAATGAAACTGCTCTAGGTGGTTATGAAGGCCCTAAAGCTGGAAAAACTTATTATTATACTATTAGAAGTTGGGATGCAACTACAGGAACTTCAAAATATTCGGCTGTGAGAACAGTTTCAACTGAATTTGGTGTACAACCTATTGCTCCTACTAATGCTGCTAATGTAAATAGTCCTGCTAATATTTCTTGGGCAAGTTCTGTAAGTGGCGCTTCTTGTAGATTACAAATTTCTAGAGTAAATTCTGGTTGGACTGCAGATAATGGTTTTACAACAGACTCATCTCCCACTACATCTGTCCCTGTTAATTATAGCACAGCTAATTTATTAAACTATACTTGGCCTAATCAATATACTGAATCTCAAGATTTACCTACATCTGGAAACACTTATTATTGGACAGTACGTTTATGGAGTCCTTCAACTGGAAGCTCTAAATATACTCCTGTGAGAAGTTTTACTATTAATGGAACTACTTCTAAAATGACTTTCAATACTTCAGACATCCTTTTGTACCCAAATCCTAGTACTGGTACTTTAAATATTTCGTTTGAATCAAACACAGAAGAAGCAGAAGTAAATATTTATGATATTTCTGGAAACACTGTATTCACTAAAAAATACAAAACAGAAAAAGGAAGCACAACCATCAACGAAGACATTTCTAAATTAAAAGACGGGAACTATTTTCTTTTATTAAATGATGGAGAAAAAATATTAAATCAAAACCTATCAATAAATAATAAACAATAATAAACAAATGAAAAAACACTTAATTATTTTATTCGCACTAGTCTTTCAAATGAGCATTAACGCTCAAGACAACAAGAGTTATGAAAGACTCATGAAATTACCTGTCAAAAAAGTAGCCAGCAAGAATGGTGATATCTATTTGAAAGCAGATTTTACAGAAGTATTAACAGGACAAACTAACAAAAAAGCACTCCAGGAGGAAACTATTGAAATGCTAGATTTCTTAAATGCACCACATCCAAGTGTTGGTACAATTAAAAATCAATTAAAAGAAGCAGCAAATGAATTTAATGTTCCTTTACCTATTTTAGAAGCGATTGCTAAAACATATAATAATTATTGTATGTACGGTCCGTCTGAATATGGAGCTTACGGAGTAATGGGACTAGTTGAAAATGAATCTAATCAACTTTTATCGAAAGCAGCAAGTTTAATCAAAATTGATATTGAAGACGTAAAAACAAATTCACGTCAAAACATTAGGGCTACAGCAGCAATATTAGCTGAATATGGAAAAGACATCAAAGACCCTAAAAATCTAATTTCTTGGTTTGAAGCGGTAAAAGAAGTTACTGGTCTAAGTGATGAATTTACAAAAGAAATGCAAGCCATAGACTACTATAAAGTAATGAACAATGGTCGTAACACAATTACTTTATGGAAAGAAACTGCAGAAATTTCTCCACTTAATGACAATAATATCAATAGATTAATTAAAGATTATAATTCTAGACTAAAACAAACTACTAATAAAGGAGCTACAACGGGAACAGTTGATTATCCTTCTGCAGTGGGTGCATTCACAAATTGTAATTTTTCTAGTAGAGGCGGAAGAGATATTGATACATGGGTAAACCATTATATAGCAGTTGGAACAGTTGCAGGTGCAATATCTCATTTTAGAAATTGTAATGCAGGTGCAAGTGCACATTTTATTATTGCTGTTGACGGAACAGTTTATCAATCTGTTAAAGTAGCAAGTAAAGCTTGGCATTCAGGAGCAACTGGAAAACCTAATAACGAACGTTCTATAGGTACTGAACATGATGTTACAGTCTCAACTCCATCAAATTGGAACAATACAACTATGCTTGAAGCGTCTACAGATTTAGCACGTTATTATTGTAATAAATATGCTATTCCAAAAACTCGTTCTTTACCGGGAATAAGAGGTCATAAAGAAATGCCAGGAACTAGTACAGATTGTCCTTTTACTATTCCTTGGACAACATGGATGAATATGTTGAATAACAATACTCCTCCACCTCCAACTAGTAA is a genomic window of Flavobacterium jumunjinense containing:
- a CDS encoding N-acetylmuramoyl-L-alanine amidase gives rise to the protein MKKHLIILFALVFQMSINAQDNKSYERLMKLPVKKVASKNGDIYLKADFTEVLTGQTNKKALQEETIEMLDFLNAPHPSVGTIKNQLKEAANEFNVPLPILEAIAKTYNNYCMYGPSEYGAYGVMGLVENESNQLLSKAASLIKIDIEDVKTNSRQNIRATAAILAEYGKDIKDPKNLISWFEAVKEVTGLSDEFTKEMQAIDYYKVMNNGRNTITLWKETAEISPLNDNNINRLIKDYNSRLKQTTNKGATTGTVDYPSAVGAFTNCNFSSRGGRDIDTWVNHYIAVGTVAGAISHFRNCNAGASAHFIIAVDGTVYQSVKVASKAWHSGATGKPNNERSIGTEHDVTVSTPSNWNNTTMLEASTDLARYYCNKYAIPKTRSLPGIRGHKEMPGTSTDCPFTIPWTTWMNMLNNNTPPPPTSNTPVPVSPANGATNLSLPINFTYTSPVNAGAFRIQVSTSNSGWSETNGFTTNSSPNATVVVNASITTNNYYWNETALGGYEGPKAGKTYYYTIRSWDATTGTSKYSAVRTVSTEFGVQPIAPTNAANVNSPANISWASSVSGASCRLQISRVNSGWTADNGFTTDSSPTTSVPVNYSTANLLNYTWPNQYTESQDLPTSGNTYYWTVRLWSPSTGSSKYTPVRSFTINGTTSKMTFNTSDILLYPNPSTGTLNISFESNTEEAEVNIYDISGNTVFTKKYKTEKGSTTINEDISKLKDGNYFLLLNDGEKILNQNLSISNK